A window of the Cucurbita pepo subsp. pepo cultivar mu-cu-16 chromosome LG01, ASM280686v2, whole genome shotgun sequence genome harbors these coding sequences:
- the LOC111797245 gene encoding UDP-glucose flavonoid 3-O-glucosyltransferase 7-like: MDSKHTQLRIFFFPFMAQGHSIPAIDMAKLFASHGVHVSIITTPLNATRLAKSINNSGHPGREIELLIINFPSAAVGLPDGCESLDLARTPDMFQRFFRATTMLEPEIDRILEQHRPHCLVADTFFPWTTDVAAKYGILRVVFHGTCFFSLCAAASIIANRPFDKVSSDLQPFVIPNLPHEIKLTRSQVPGFLKEEVETDFIKLYRASKEVESRCYGFLINSFYELEPAYADYYRNVMGRKAWHIGPLSLYSNVKEDKAQRGDSVSIEEHDCLKWLDSKNPNSVLYVSFGSLASLTNSQLLEIAKGLEATGQSFIWVVKKEIHDQEEWLPEGFEKRIEGKGLIIRGWAPQVLILDHRSIGGFVTHCGWNSALEGVTAGLPMVTWPNSAEQFYNEKLITDVLKIGVGVGAMHWGRAGKDLITSEAIEKAVNRVMVGEEAEGMRSRAEALGIQAREAIEDGGSSLSDLKAFFDDIRSRI; this comes from the coding sequence ATGGATTCCAAACACACCCAACTCcgaatcttcttcttccccttcatGGCGCAGGGCCACTCCATCCCCGCCATAGACATGGCGAAACTATTCGCTTCTCACGGTGTCCATGTCTCCATTATCACAACCCCTCTCAACGCTACACGCCTAGCCAAATCGATCAACAACTCCGGTCATCCAGGCCGCGAAATCGAGCTTCTCATCATAAATTTCCCCTCAGCGGCCGTCGGATTGCCGGACGGTTGCGAGAGTCTCGATTTGGCTAGGACACCGGATATGTTCCAGAGGTTTTTTAGGGCAACCACCATGTTGGAGCCTGAAATTGATCGGATTCTCGAACAGCATCGCCCTCACTGCCTCGTTGCCGATACATTCTTTCCATGGACGACCGACGTAGCTGCAAAATACGGGATTCTtagggttgtatttcatggAACTTGCTTCTTTTCTCTGTGCGCGGCGGCGAGTATAATCGCGAATCGCCCTTTCGATAAGGTATCCTCTGATTTACAACCTTTTGTAATCCCTAATTTGCCTCATGAAATCAAATTAACTCGTAGTCAAGTGCCGGGATTCTTGAAAGAAGAGGTTGAAACGGATTTCATTAAGCTTTATCGAGCGAGCAAAGAAGTTGAATCCAGATGTTATGGATTTCTCATCAATAGTTTCTATGAGCTTGAGCCAGCGTATGCTGATTATTACAGGAATGTTATGGGGAGAAAAGCTTGGCATATTGGCCCCCTTTCTCTGTACAGTAATGTTAAGGAAGATAAAGCACAGAGGGGAGATTCTGTATCCATTGAGGAACATGATTGCTTGAAATGGCTGGATTCgaagaaccctaattcggTTCTTTATGTAAGTTTTGGAAGTCTTGCTAGTTTAACCAATTCCCAGCTGCTGGAAATTGCCAAGGGCCTTGAAGCTACAGGTCAAAGCTTCATTTGGGTTGTGAAGAAGGAGATTCATGATCAAGAAGAGTGGCTGCCAGAAGGATTTGAGAAGAGAATTGAAGGGAAAGGGCTGATCATAAGAGGCTGGGCACCACAGGTGCTGATTCTCGATCACCGGTCGATCGGCGGGTTCGTGACTCACTGTGGTTGGAATTCAGCTTTGGAAGGAGTGACTGCTGGGTTGCCAATGGTCACATGGCCAAATTCTGCAGAACAATTCTACAATGAGAAGCTGATAACTGATGTTCTAAAGATCGGAGTCGGCGTCGGAGCTATGCATTGGGGAAGAGCTGGGAAGGATTTGATAACGAGCGAGGCGATCGAGAAGGCAGTGAACCGAGTTATGGTGGGGGAAGAAGCTGAAGGAATGAGAAGCAGAGCAGAAGCGCTTGGAATTCAGGCAAGGGAAGCCATTGAAGATGGTGGATCATCTCTCTCTGATTTGAAGGCCTTCTTTGATGATATCAGGTCTCGGATTTGA